GGGGACGCGGCATTGAAGTAGCGCCGGTCGAAGTCCCTGGGCAGCAGCGGCTTGCGGCCCGACTCCCACGCCTTGTCGTAGGTGCCGGCGAGCGCGGCCCGGGGCTGCCAGTCCGGAGAGATGAAGCCGAACCCCACCGGGGGGACCCGCTGCCCAAACTGAATCAGGGGCCGGGCCGGGTCCTCAAGGTTGGGCAGCCGCAGCCCCTCCTCGTAGTGACGCGGACTGGCCCGGAAGCCCGCTCCCACCGGGTTGTGCGGCTCGAACTGCGGGTTCGCCGGAGCCGTGGCCGTCCGGTCACGTCCGCCGAAGGCCCGCTCATAGACGAGGGGCAACTTCTCGAAGGACAGCGGGCGCGTCATCGAGACCTGCCCCAGGCTCCGAACCCAGACCCGGTCCCCTACCACGCGGACCACCTTGCGCAGGGGGCCCACCCGGACCTCCACCTCCAACTCGGTGGTGTTCCGCGCGGGCGCATACGCGTGCCCGTTCAGGACCACGTCCGTGGCCAGCTTGGTGAAGGCTGTCTCGGGCTCGTACCGATAGCTCGACTGGCCCGGCTCCCCCCACGTCTCTCCCGTGAGGCTGACCGGCACGGGCGTGTCTGCCAGCTTCAGCCCGTCCTTCTCGAGCAGGTAGGTGGCCTTGACCACCACCACCACCAGCGGACGCAGTTCCTCGTCCGCCAGGGCGAGCGGCTCGACCGCGAAGGGCGTCTGGTTGTTGATGGCGAGTCCCACGCTTTCCTCGGCTCCCAAATCCCTCCTCGGAGGGCAGTTCCAGGCCGGAGACTATCAGTGCACGGCCCTGTTGGGCGGGCCGCCCGGGGGCCATGCCCTGGGGGGCCCGGGGCGCTATAATGGCGGTCATGGGGAAGAACTTCGTGGGCGTGAACAAGCTGTCCATTGTCAATGCCGACTCGGGCGGGACGACCATCGCGTTCCCGGACGTGTGCAAGACGCCCAGCCCGGCGGGCCCCGTACCCATCCCCTATCCGAACATCGCCCGCTCGGCTGACACCGACAAGGGCTCGAAGACGGTCACCGTGGAGGGCAAGCCCCTCTGCCTGAAGGACTCGAACTTCTCCACCAGCACCGGCGACGAGGCCGGCAGCGCGGGCGGCGTGGCCTCGGGGAAGACAAAGGGCAAGGCCGAGTTCGTCAACTACTCCTTCGACGTCTCCATCGAGGGCAAGAACGTGCCGCGCTCGTTCGACCTCATGCTCCACAACGACAAGAACACGCCGCCTTTTCCCGTGCTCCAGCCGCCCGTCATCGCCATGGACAAGCAGGACGAGAAGCTCAAGTGCCCCTGCTGCGGGGACCTGCAGTCCTGACGGAGCGCGCCCACCCCATGGCTCAGAACTCTCCCAGGCACCCCGCATCCTCCCAGCCCGGGGAGGAGGATCCCCCCATCCATGGCATGCGCGTCGGCTGGGTGGTGGGTGTGGACTCGGACGGCTCGGTCCGGGTCGACTTCGCGGGCAACCGGCACGGGCCGCTGCTGGCGCGCACCACCGTCCTGCTCGAGCCGGAGCAGTGGCGCCAAGCCGCGCGCGAGCGCCGGGAGGCGACGCTCTTCTTCGATGACGGCAGGCCCTCTCGCCCTGTCCTGACGGGCCTGCTCCAGCCCATGCCGCCCACGCCCCTGCTCGACGCCGTGCTGGCACAGCAGCTCCCCGAGGCGCCCCGGGAGGCCCAGGTCGACGGCCGGCGTGTCCTGCTGGAGGGGCGCGACGAGGTGGTGCTGCGGTGTGGCAAGGCCACCCTTGTTCTTCGCGCCGACGGCAGGGTCATCCTCCGTGGGGTGGAGGTCCTCACCGAGGCGGAAGGCGTCCACCGCATCCGCGGAGGGAAGGTGAAGATCAACTGACGCGGGCCGCTAAAGCCCCAACTGCTCGGGAAACGGCTCGGACGGGGCCTGGAAGGCCTCCGAAGGCATGAAGGGCAGACGCGGCCGCGCGGGGATCCCCCACAGTCCCGCCAGCCGGACCAACGCGAGACCCTCCACGAAGATGGAGGCCTCCGTCCGTGCGAAGTACGCATCGAGCGCGTCCTGGCGCCGGTCGGCCTCGATGCCCTCCTCCCACTCCCGGGTGAGCACCGACAGGGCATGCCAGAAGGCGTCGGCATCCTGGCGCATGAGCGCGGCGAGGGCGTCGAAGCGGGCGGAGGACCCCTCCAGGCAACGCTCGAAGGAGGCCAGCCGTGCCTCGTCCGGCTGCCGCTCCAGCAGCGGCCCGGAGAGCAAGTCGAAGTAGCGGAAGTCCTCCTCGGGCTCCATCTTCGGTGCCCAGGGGGTGTCCAGCTTCGCGCTAATACTGCGGGCCAGCGGCAGTTGGTTGAGCGCCAGCGCATCCAACAGGGGCTGTGCCCGGGACTTGCAGAGGTAGTACGTGTCCAGCCGGGGGTGGGCGGCGCGCTGGTCCAGCAGCCACTCGTAGAGGCGGGCGCTCTGGAAGAGCGAGTGCTGGAAGCCATCCACGTCCAGGTCGATCAGCAGCAGGCCGCAGCCGAGCTGGCGGGAGCGGGCACAGACGTCCAGCACGGTGGCGGCGTCCGGGCCGTCCTCGCGCAGCCGCTCCAGTCCGTCCTGGAGCTCTTCCTCGAGGTTCTCCAGCGTGATGTCCAACTCGAGCATGCCCATGAGGGCTCCTAGGGAAGGGTCTCGCCCATGGCGGCGACGCTGATGCCGGTGCAGTCGGCGGCCTTGAGCTTCTCCAGCAGGTCGGAGCGGATGAGGATGCGGTTCTTCAGCTCGCCGAGCCGGAAGAACAGGGCGTCCTTCGGCACCTTGTCCTCGTGCACGTACAGTTTGCTGAGGCTGGTGCTCACCACCTTCCGCTTGGTCGGGTAGAGGTTGTACTCGGAGCGGTCCCAGTCGAAGCAGTCGAAGCTCTGGAGGGCGTTGGCGATGAAGTAGGGCTCGGGGACCTTCTTGCGCTTGCGGTCCTTGAGGGTGAAGGGCAGGAACTCCACCTGCTCGGGCCCCAACCCCGCCTGCTCCAGGATGGCCCGGGCCTTTTCCGAGACCAGCACCACCTTGTGGATGTTGTCGATGAAGTCGGTGACCATGTCGCCGTCCTTCTTCGACAGGGTGAGCTCCAGCTTGGGGGGATACTTGTCCCCCAGCGCCATGCCCTCGTTCAGCATCCAGTAGTCGTCGAAGGCGTCATCGAGTTTCTCGATGACGCCCACACGGGGGTCACTGTTGATGACGAAGATGAAGTACTCGTGACGTGCCATATCCTGACCCTATCAGCTCACCCGGGCTTGACCTGGCCGATCTGCCTGCCTGGCTTCATGGTCTTGATCTGCTTGAGAATCTTCTCGGAGACGGAGTCGAGATCGACCGCCACGTCCTCGGTGTCCTCGCAGGCTTTCGTCCGCATTGCCTTGGTGAGCTTCTGCTTTGCGTCCGTCAGCCAGTCCCTCATGGATTTGGAATAGGCGGCGTGCTTCTTCAGCCCCCAGGGACAGTGCGCCGGCAGCTCGACAATCTTCGAGACGGAGGTCTCCTGCGGCAGCAGGACGATGTTGTTCGGGCCGTTGATGTTCCACTTCGAGGCACACAGGAGCTCGACGCGGCGCTTCGTCTTGTCGTCGTTGCCGCAGACGTACTCCTGGAGCGCGCCCTGCGGAATCAGGTGGTGGTAGTTGTGGTGGTATGGGTACCACGCCCCATAGCCCTCGGCGGGCCCGTTCTTCACCTTGAAGGTGGGCTCGCGGCGCCCCAAGTACTTCTTGGGGACGTGCTCGGCCGGGAGTGTGTAGTCGTAGTGCCAGCCCTTCTCGTTGAGGCTCAGCCACTTGATGGACCCGCCGAAGCGGCGCTCGAAGAGCTTGCGAAACGCCTCCCTCGCCTCGCTCGTCTTCCGGGCGGTCCGGGACTTGGCCTTCACCTCCTGCGAAATCTTCGAGGTGAGCTTGAGGTCACCGCGCCTGCGCTTGTCGCCCGAGACATCCAGGACGTAGCCCAGCGCCAGGGCGTTCTTGCGGTGGTCCTTGTTGTACATGTCCAGGCGGGAGCCGCTGACCTTGTAGCCGTTCATGGCGTAGTGGCAGGCCGTCGTCCCATAGCCGCCAGAGTGGCGCCAGATGCAGCCGGTCGTGTCATCCTGGTGGTACTGCGCTTTGAAGTCCCAGGAAACGTGCTTCTTCTTCCCCATCGCTACCTCCCGGGTACCGCCCGCTGGTACTCAGGCCCGGGAGAGCCGCGCGGCCGCGAGCTCTCCGGAGTCGGAGCTGGACCAGACGAGGGCCTGGTCTCCGTGAGCATACCCCCTGGCGAACCCCTGGAGCACGGCACATACCGAGATGAGTCCACTGGCCGCTCCGGTGTCCCCCAGGCACTCGGCCGGGGCGTGGAGGTGGGTCCGCTCCAGTGGGTGCGTCTCCCGGAGCACCGACTGCGCGAAGCCCCACTCCAGGGCACGCGCGTGTTCGCCGTTGACGTCGCCGTAGATGTCTCCCACCGGCGGGGCACCGGCGGGCCAAGCCTGGCGGACGGCCTGTGTCAGGGCGCGCCCGGACTCCGCGCCCCTGCGAGCCTCCCCCACCGTCCGCCCCATCCCCACTGCGGCCAGCGTGCCCAGCAGGGATGCGTTGCGCCGCGCCGCCTCGGTGCCAGTTTCCAGCAACACGGCGGCGGCTGCCTCGCCCGGCATCAGCCCCATGGGGTGCTCCGGCGTCTTCAGCCGCCTCCGGCTGGCGAGCCACTGGAGTGTGTCCTCATCCACCAGGCTGTCGATGCCCAGCACCAGGGTCCGCTGGAAACGCCTCTCCTGGAGGAACTGGGAGGCCTGCTGGAGGGCGAGCAGCCCCGAGGCATGGCCCGCTTGCAGCACCGAGACGTTCTGGACGGGGAGGGCCAGACCGCCGTGCCGTAGCAGCCGCGAGGGGAGTTGCTCGGCGATGAGCTCGTCCTGGAAGTCGAAGTCGTCCCGCCGGGTGGGCGACAGGCAGAGCAGTAGCGCCGTCTGCCGGAAGAAGGCGGTGTCGCCTCCGGAAAGCTCAGCCGAGCGCAGCAGGTCCTCCAGAGCGAGTGTCCCCAGCTTGATGAGCCGGGCCAGGCCGGTGAACCCGTCCACCAACCCCCGCAGGGGGTGGCCCGTGACCACGGCCGCGCCGGGCTCGTCCAGCCGGAGAACCTGGAAGCGCAGA
Above is a window of Cystobacter fuscus DNA encoding:
- a CDS encoding DUF2169 family type VI secretion system accessory protein, whose translation is MGLAINNQTPFAVEPLALADEELRPLVVVVVKATYLLEKDGLKLADTPVPVSLTGETWGEPGQSSYRYEPETAFTKLATDVVLNGHAYAPARNTTELEVEVRVGPLRKVVRVVGDRVWVRSLGQVSMTRPLSFEKLPLVYERAFGGRDRTATAPANPQFEPHNPVGAGFRASPRHYEEGLRLPNLEDPARPLIQFGQRVPPVGFGFISPDWQPRAALAGTYDKAWESGRKPLLPRDFDRRYFNAASPGLVAPGYLQGNEPVLLVNASPKERLTFQLPGVRPRVCAALEGGPIEPVMSLDTVILEPDARRVLLLWRGTIPLEQGAHEVRGLKVWMGPGSGRTPP
- a CDS encoding DUF4150 domain-containing protein, which encodes MGKNFVGVNKLSIVNADSGGTTIAFPDVCKTPSPAGPVPIPYPNIARSADTDKGSKTVTVEGKPLCLKDSNFSTSTGDEAGSAGGVASGKTKGKAEFVNYSFDVSIEGKNVPRSFDLMLHNDKNTPPFPVLQPPVIAMDKQDEKLKCPCCGDLQS
- a CDS encoding DUF6484 domain-containing protein; amino-acid sequence: MAQNSPRHPASSQPGEEDPPIHGMRVGWVVGVDSDGSVRVDFAGNRHGPLLARTTVLLEPEQWRQAARERREATLFFDDGRPSRPVLTGLLQPMPPTPLLDAVLAQQLPEAPREAQVDGRRVLLEGRDEVVLRCGKATLVLRADGRVILRGVEVLTEAEGVHRIRGGKVKIN
- a CDS encoding immunity 49 family protein, encoding MGMLELDITLENLEEELQDGLERLREDGPDAATVLDVCARSRQLGCGLLLIDLDVDGFQHSLFQSARLYEWLLDQRAAHPRLDTYYLCKSRAQPLLDALALNQLPLARSISAKLDTPWAPKMEPEEDFRYFDLLSGPLLERQPDEARLASFERCLEGSSARFDALAALMRQDADAFWHALSVLTREWEEGIEADRRQDALDAYFARTEASIFVEGLALVRLAGLWGIPARPRLPFMPSEAFQAPSEPFPEQLGL
- a CDS encoding imm11 family protein → MARHEYFIFVINSDPRVGVIEKLDDAFDDYWMLNEGMALGDKYPPKLELTLSKKDGDMVTDFIDNIHKVVLVSEKARAILEQAGLGPEQVEFLPFTLKDRKRKKVPEPYFIANALQSFDCFDWDRSEYNLYPTKRKVVSTSLSKLYVHEDKVPKDALFFRLGELKNRILIRSDLLEKLKAADCTGISVAAMGETLP
- a CDS encoding AHH domain-containing protein; the protein is MGKKKHVSWDFKAQYHQDDTTGCIWRHSGGYGTTACHYAMNGYKVSGSRLDMYNKDHRKNALALGYVLDVSGDKRRRGDLKLTSKISQEVKAKSRTARKTSEAREAFRKLFERRFGGSIKWLSLNEKGWHYDYTLPAEHVPKKYLGRREPTFKVKNGPAEGYGAWYPYHHNYHHLIPQGALQEYVCGNDDKTKRRVELLCASKWNINGPNNIVLLPQETSVSKIVELPAHCPWGLKKHAAYSKSMRDWLTDAKQKLTKAMRTKACEDTEDVAVDLDSVSEKILKQIKTMKPGRQIGQVKPG